The segment TTCAGGGAATTGGCCCATACGGGAGAACCGTATAGGGCCATAGACCGCACGACTCCAGCGTACAGATTCCGGCAGGGATTGCCAGGACCTTCGACGTTTGGTAGCAGACGGCCGAGAGCACCGGCCGTCCGTACCAACTTCGGCGAGAGCATCAAAGTGCGCGCGGAAGTCCCATCGGCTGTCCAGATGAAGACCGAGATACTTCATCTTTGAGCCGACGGGTATCCGCACGCCCTCCACAGAGATGTAGGCCTCGATGGGCGGCCTACTCCGAGGCCCATGGAAGGCAAGGGCCTCGGTCTTGTGGAGAGCCACCGCGAGACCCAGTCGCCGAATCCTGCGCACCACCAATTCGGTACCGAATGAGGCGAGCAGGGACGCCCTCTGAAAGGTCCTGGCCGTCGCCGTCACGAGCGTGTCGTCCGCATAGCAGACGACGGCGACGCCTCGAAggttggtaccacggagcacccagtcgtagccgatgttccacaggagcGGCCCGAGGACCGAGCCctgcgggacaccgcacgacatcgctctacggtgccacccgtcagcgcccggatacaccacgtacctgtctgaCAAGTACGAGCGCACCAGACGCCGGAGATAAGGTGGCACCTCGTGAtaccgcagtgcctcgttgATGCAGGCCCAGGGCATGGTGTTAAACGCGTTGGCGATGTCTAAGGACACCGCCAGCACGACCCTACCCCGAGCGACTGCATCCTCCGCCAGTGCTttcacccgcagaatcgcgtgaatCGTGGATCGGCCGCGCCTAAACCCGTACTGGCAAGCGGCCAGATCCGGGCCGATCCGCTCGAGATGCCCGACGAGGCGAGCGTGTACCACACGCTCGAACAGTTTGcacacctcgtcgagcaacacgatcgGTCGGTAGGCCgatggcgactctgcgggtctccttCTTTCTTGAGCAGGACAAGCTTCCCTGTCTTCCACCGCGACGGGAAAGTGCCCTGCTCAAAGCACGCGGAGAAAAGGCTACGGAGCCTCGTACCCAGTGACTCGACAGCGAGGACCCAGACACGTCCGGGTACACCGTCGAGCCCCGGAGCCGAGTTTTTGCTCCGCAACCGAGACACTGCCACCTGGAGCTCTCCAGGCGAAACCTCCGGGATATCCTCTGCCGGAATCGACAACGATGGCGCCGATGgacgtggcgccatcggtggaggaatgGCCTCCTGGGTGGCCGGAAATAACGCCGCGACAACGTCCGTCACCAGATCGGCTCGGAGACTCTGCGTCAGCGGGGCGCCCACGGGCGGAGCTTGCTCAACGCCATGCGGTACGGGCGTCCCCACGGGTCGCTGTCGAGAGTTCTCCGAGACTCCTCACGTGCCGCGGCCTTTGCTTGcgcaatggccacccgcagcgctctcttggccgtcTTGTGTAGGCCGTGAAGCAGCCGCTCCTGTTCATCATCGCCGGGCGGACGGGAATGACGGCGGCGGTGTCTGGCGAGTCGACGGCGCGCAGCCATGCAGGACGCGCGTAACTGGGTgagctccgccgaccaccagtacacctgtcgCTTCGGAGGGAGGCATCGGGCCCGGGGCATGGCCGCGTCGCAGATTTGCGACATTGCccccccgaaccactccgcctcctcttCGACCCGCACCGGCCCTGCCGGTACAGGGAACCACGCCTGAACAAGAGCGGCTTCCTTCACGGCCTCCCGGTTGAGCCGCGTAACGGCCCAACGCTGGCCGCCCCATCGTCGGGAGGTCAAACTTCCACTGTTACTGGGCTGGTTGGTCCGGGGAGTGGAGACACTGAACCGTATGTACCGGTGATCGGACAGCGTCTCCTCCTCCaccaggactctccagccctggacacggcgGGCTAGGTCCGGGGTGGCGAACGTGATGTCCACCACCGAAcccccgttgtgccgcacgcacgtgtcctccGACCCCGATTTAGGACGACCAGTcctgaggagatcgcccattctcTCCAGGGCCCTACCCGCGCGTCCGTCACCGACGAACCCCAGGCCAAGGATTTGgcattgaagtcgccggcgacaagCACAGGGCGGGGCTGGCTGCTTTGCACCACCAGGGTTCCCAGCCGAATGAGAAAACTCTCAAATTCGGCTAGGGATCTGTTGGGGAGAAGTAGGCTCCCACTACCCACACCCCCAACAGAACCGCCACACATCCGGTACCCTTCGCTACTTTTtttcgaagggcggggagccggcgGCACCCCGGTGATGACAGCCACCGAGCCGTCGGAGTCCCCTGCCCAGTCATCCCGGGGGGGAACGAAATACGGCTCGCTGACTACAGCCACGTGGattgaccactgcgccaggctctgAACAAGCAAGTCCTGCGCTCTGGCGCAGtgattgatgttcgcctggaggaaatgTTTTTGTGCCATGATTTAATGGGCGATCTCCATCTCCACTGGTGGGACGGTTGCGGACGCGTCACAACCTCGGCACCTCCTCCGCGACGGTTGCGGGAGGGGGTCGAAGAGGCGACGCAATCCTTGCCGCTCACCCTGTGCCCCGCGGGTTTGCCGGCAGCTGCGCACACTGCGCAATGCGGCTCCGCGGAGCAACCCTGGCCTTGTGGCCCTCAAGACCGCAACGGTAGCAGATCCCGCTGCGGTCCACCCCTGCGGTGCATTTAGCACCTACGTGCCCCGGCAAAGGCACCTGTAACACCTTTGGGGCCTCGGCTCAAGGAGCCGGACCCCGGCGGACACGAAGCCTACCAGGACGCGTCCTGCCCTGGCGACCTTATCCGCCACCTTTGCCGGGCACTGGGCCCACGCGGCGCCCAGACCCGAGTGCTCGATCTTGACCTGGCCCACCTTCAGGTCCTCGATCGAACACTCTCCGATTTTGGCGATAGCCGTTGCGACATCGTCAGGGGTGACGGACTCGTCAAGCCCTGAGATGCGCAGCTCTGCCGTCATGACGGGCCGGGAGACGCGAACGCCTTCCAACCCACAGAGCGCCTCCCTCATTTTGATGACGAGGGAGTCGGCTTTCGCCTCGGACTCAGGTCCGGGCACCTCGAAAAGGTAGGCACCGGTGGCCACCCGTCGCGCCTTCATGCCGACCCCGATGCCAAGGCTGGCCAGGTCGACTTTGCCCCTGACCGCCTGCAGGGCCTGGGCGTAGGTCGTGCCCCGTTCTACCGCCTCCGGTGCTACCGTCAGGGTGACGGCAGCCTTCTTCGGAAGACGAAGCTGGGGCACAACCTTGCGCACCACCTTCTGCCTCTGGCCGGCATTTGGGGCGTTCGGCTTCGGCCCGGTCCTCCTCTTGTTCCTCTTCCCCCTGCCGCCCCGGTTACCCACCACTGTCCACCCTTCTTCCACTGTTGTGGGGGCCGGAGCGGATTGAGGCAGAGGCGTCGCCGCTCTCCTCCTGGACCCCCGCATACGCCGACGCGGCGGGCGTTGGGCAGGCTCCTCGGCCACAGGTGTGGCTGCAGGAGCGGGGGCCGAGGCGGGAGCTGGAACGTCAGCAGAtctgggcggagccgcgagtgtTGCTGCTGCCCGACTCCTCCTCTCCCCGACGGCTGGCCAGGACGGGCCAGACACCACCGACGCCACTGACGAGCGTGGGAAGGGCGCTGGGGCGAGTTTGGccgagatcgcctcgagcgttTTCTCCATGAGAGCTTCCATCCGTCTCTCATGCCGCTCGAGGCGATCCTCCTCCTTTTCTTAGAGGCCGCCTTCGGCTCCCTGGAGCGGTCGCCGGCCACAAAATCCTCGAGGATTTTGTTCTGGGTGGCCAAGGCAGCCTCCAGTGCCGTCACCTTCCGCTCGAGGGAGGCTATTATGGCCTCCAGTCTCGCGGTTTCCGCGGAGGAGGGCTCTTCCGCGCGCTCCTGCAGCTTGGCGGCATCTCTCTTGAGAGCCTTCACAAACGTCCCTTTGAGGTTCCGGGACGCTTGTGAGACGTGACGGATGTTCTCCGCCACCTCAAGGAGGAGGTTCTTTGTGGGAACCTTTGCCGACTTTGGCGCCGCAATTTTCGGGCAGGGCGCCACGATCCTCACTTCCTGGAGCGCTGCCTCCTCCTCCACTGCGCGGGCGGCTTCGGCCACACGTTCCTCCCTCAGGGCCGACTGGTAAGCCTCCCTAATCCCGGCCACGGAGTCATCCTCCTCCGTATCCGAGGCTGAGGCCCCACACAATTTTTTGGCAGCGGCGCGCAATACTGGGTCCGTTGCGCTGCCACTGCCACTCGTGCGGACTCCCCGCGGCCTTTTTGAGGCCGGCTTACGGGGTTGCCGCGCCATTCGCCTAGGTAGCCGCGAAGAGTCACTGCTCGGCTCGGACTCGCTCAGGATCCGGGCCGGCGCGCGCCTCCTAGCGGCCACCGCCTTCCCTGGCTTAGAGCCACTACCACCGCGCATCTCGGCAGTCGAGGTGGAGGCAGTGTTACGCCCAGTCGCCAACGTAATGTCGCGGTCGGAGAGCAACTCTACCTCGACAGTGCactccttttttttattattttttttgggtttccatcttattcccacgagtatgggggaaataacggtccgcccaggcagtgccccctgtacctgggtaagcctagcgtaacccgcgcagagtgtcggccggtactctggcgggggtcgcactcgggaccgaactacccatcggccatgcatcccctcgcggtgcgccgccgcttgggattcggggtgatttttatagaggttttcttcctcgcggtccgggcggttaagccaagaccctcggtccagtgggagcgcgagacatatccacagacctccacaccagattacgatctgcgacggcgacaatgggagagggagtcccccactgcctgctcggggcgggatgagcgcacaccgagcccgtcgacaccccggacagaaccgggagccgcccgagatgggcccaCCTCGTCCGAATCGgacgacggccgccgcaaggGGCGACGACCGCCATCCAACTCCATTGTCAGGATATTGGCCGTCGCGCCGACCAGctcgatcgacgcgccgttgcccagggtgcaccacgaggaggtttcctgacctagcacccctcGAGCCGggaacctaacctaacctaacctaacctaaccttttttttgtcgcggagaaagtgccttatgactaccgcccagccttcgcggggggcgactgagcggttatgttggggtcaccgtgccttacgacccgacgttgcgccgcccggaattgatgtagaccttcgggcgaccgccgggccgagtccctaacctatgtacaacgcacggcataccaactaaaactccgcggtggccctcttcggcgcattagggacggctgcgggcttcctctgacgttgaaatgtctagtctgcgaccgcaaccgcccctgcgcggtgccgccttgcggcccgtctcctatggggggctcaaaagccccgcgcaccgaaggacgccctcggcgtctacggcagcgtgaggccaacaacacgctgccgtccatcccgggggtcaaccgagagtgtgcgatgaacgcactgcgcgcactgaaaagtgcgcgcgcactaggacggcagccccctgctgcccgccgacgacccccttcgtggcccctattagtcgccttttacgacaggcaggggataccgtggtggaattctccaaacgcccccattccacagggcgggagacgccggtcagtcgtccacccggcgcctcctacgtctcctctgacggcgggagggatcctccctctctcgatccctctcggcactctccttctgcgagaggaccacctcgcagaagtgagccaccgcacgccaggcctccgggctgccgaccatggaagcgaccacggccggcagcgagagg is part of the Manduca sexta isolate Smith_Timp_Sample1 unplaced genomic scaffold, JHU_Msex_v1.0 HiC_scaffold_64, whole genome shotgun sequence genome and harbors:
- the LOC119193534 gene encoding uncharacterized protein LOC119193534, yielding MAPRPSAPSLSIPAEDIPEVSPGELQVAVSRLRSKNSAPGLDGVPGRVWVLAVESLGHFPVAVEDREACPAQERRRPAESPSAYRPIVLLDEVCKLFERVVHARLVGHLERIGPDLAACQYGFRRGRSTIHAILRVKALAEDAVARGRVVLAVSLDIANAFNTMPWACINEALRYHEVPPYLRRLGSVLGPLLWNIGYDWVLRGTNLRGVAVVCYADDTLVTATARTFQRASLLASFGTELVVRRIRRLGLAVALHKTEALAFHGPRSRPPIEAYISVEGVRIPVGSKMKYLGLHLDSRWDFRAHFDALAEVGTDGRCSRPSATKRRRSWQSLPESVRWSRAVYGPIRFSRMGQFPERPLRQAAAKTAAHGGAAYRQGLPHDLTRSGLRIGGHSALGSRRAGSLFCLLVAGRELAPRTEASPQEVETTLVSLRNAAVEEWQLRLESPSAGLRTVAAVRPVLRQWLDRRHGAPTFRLTQVLTGHGCFGAYLCRIAGKEESAVCHHCGNCREDTAQHTLEECPAWTEERSALLAVIGSDLSLPTVVAAMVRSRRSWRAMASFCERAMSQKEAAERDREQTDPARRRQRRRRRRGDGV
- the LOC119193535 gene encoding uncharacterized protein LOC119193535 codes for the protein MRGGSGSKPGKAVAARRRAPARILSESEPSSDSSRLPRRMARQPRKPASKRPRGVRTSGSGSATDPVLRAAAKKLCGASASDTEEDDSVAGIREAYQSALREERVAEAARAVEEEAALQEVRIVAPCPKIAAPKSAKVPTKNLLLEVAENIRHVSQASRNLKGTFVKALKRDAAKLQERAEEPSSAETARLEAIIASLERKVTALEAALATQNKILEDFVAGDRSREPKAASKKRRRIASSGMRDGWKLSWRKRSRRSRPNSPQRPSHAPPASAPAPAATPVAEEPAQRPPRRRMRGSRRRAATPLPQSAPAPTTVEEGWTVVGNRGGRGKRNKRRTGPKPNAPNAGQRQKVVRKVVPQLRLPKKAAVTLTVAPEAVERGTTYAQALQAVRGKVDLASLGIGVGMKARRVATGAYLFEVPGPESEAKADSLVIKMREALCGLEGVRVSRPVMTAELRISGLDESVTPDDVATAIAKIGECSIEDLKVGQVKIEHSGLGAAWAQCPAKVADKVARAGRVLANINHCARAQDLLVQSLAQWSIHVAVVSEPYFVPPRDDWAGDSDGSVAVITGVPPAPRPSKKSSEGTGRPKSGSEDTCVRHNGGSVVDITFATPDLARRVQGWRVLVEEETLSDHRYIRFSVSTPRTNQPSNSGSLTSRRWGGQRWAVTRLNREAVKEAALVQAWFPVPAGPVRVEEEAEWFGGAMSQICDAAMPRARCLPPKRQVYWWSAELTQLRASCMAARRRLARHRRRHSRPPGDDEQERLLHGLHKTAKRALRVAIAQAKAAAREESRRTLDSDPWGRPYRMALSKLRPWAPR